The Lacticaseibacillus pabuli region GTCTTCATTACCTACCTATCCGTTTGCGCCGGTTGTAATCTCTCCATCTTCCTGCCGGTGCTTGCAGGGGAGACTTTGCCGCACTTTGGGCTAACACTGCTGTTTATTGGGGCCTTAACACTGGCCGTGGTGTTGGTCATCAAGCTGGTGGCGGACATTCCAGTCGTGACGCGCATGATGGACCGTTACGGTGAGACTCTAATGAAGGTTTGCTACATCGCCATTGGGTTGTACGTCTTCTGGGACAGTGGGCTGATTGCACACGTGCTCAGTTGGTTCTAGTTGGTAGCAAAGCAAAAGCCGGTGCTTCGAATTTATCGAGGCACCGGCCTTTGTGTTGAAATCAGGAATTGAACATCCAGTTTTCAGTCGTGGCAATGTTAAGCCACCTTTTATATTTGAAATTAAGTATTAGCGAGCCCAGACCAGGCGGTTAACCGTTTCGCTAAGGCATGTCTGCAGGACAACTTGTTCGCCCTGGTTAGGGTTCACAATCTGCTTGTAAACAGAGGTCTTAGTGTGGTTGATGTAGCCACTGTCAGTCACATCGTGCACGGCGGTCACGTGGTAGACCTTGGTCTTACCGTTGACGTCGTGGACTGTCACAGCGGAGCCCTTCTTCAGCTTAACAATCTTGCCGAAAGAAGTGTTGTTGTGACCGATCATGTGAGTTGATTCGTTATCGGTAGTCGACAATGTTGTCTGACCACCCCAGGTCTCAGCGCGGTTACCTTTAGGTGCGGTTGTGACGGACATGTTCCCCTTGATGACCGGGACCGTAACGCCGGCAAATGAAACTTCATTGCGTGCAGGTGCCTTGACGGCAGCGGCCTTAACACTCTGGGTACCAGAGGCGGTTACAGCGCTAGGCGCAACGAAAGCACCAAAAGCCATCACAACAGACGCAACAAGAACACTAATACCATTGAATTTCATTAAAGACTTACACTCCCGTAAAAAACACGTAACGCCGTTTCATTGAACGTCAACGCGGCCCCCACCGCTCGGTTCGTGGTACTCATGAAACGTCGGATGATTTGTGCCCCCCAGCACCACATCCGCTTGCAACGATGCTTACTATACCGCGTTCAGAAATAAACACAAGGATTCCGGAAATTATATTTATAACAATATATCCGGCTAACCATGCCACCGAGCCTCCTGCACAAAAGCGTTTAGCACATGTAACCATAACTAAAAGAAAAAGCGAATTTTGTTCATAAGCCGTTTATACGTGCAAAAATCGCCGAATATGGGGCAACTGCTTAACTAATAACTAATCTTTCAATTAGAATAGAAAATAATTCACTGACCATTTGCTAAAAAAATCAGCTAATTATGGAATTTGACCGTTTATGAACGTTTTGACAAGCATAATTCGCCATATTTAGAACGAAATTATTTTCATTATAAGTAAAATGGTAAAGCCACTATTTACGCAACTTTTTTTGACTAAATTGATAAATGCGTTTTCACGAGATAGATTGGCATCAGATCAGCGAAATTTATCATACTAATCTCATATTCGGTATCTGGGTGTACTTTTATGGTCCCGCAACGCCGACTATGCAGGAACCAGTTCAACTGATTTCGCCTTCAAATAACTCATATTCATTAATACACAAGCCCATTCAGCACGTGTTAAGTGCCCGTGGTCGTTGAACTGGTGGGCTTGTTGAATGTGCTGTCATATGGCAATTAAAATAGACGCTGTCATACCCGCTCAGCGCGACCGACAGGCGGACATTGCACATTTTCTTATGGTTCATAAAGTAAACAGTTATTCACCGCACAAAGGTAACCTGGGGAGCACGTGCTGTCTGCGCTACCAGGTGGTGAATCGCGGCGTAACGGGCATTTGGGCTTGTTGCCTCTCTCGGATGTGTGCTAAATTTGGGTTGAATGGAGGCGAGAGTATGGTGCAGACGACGCAGTTACTGTCTTTAGAGCAGGGCTTTGTGACCTGGATTCTATATTTCTTTGCGTATGGGTTCGTGGGTTGGCTTTGGGAAAGCGGCTATGTGAGTGTCCGTAAACACAAATGGATCAACTCAGGGTTCCTAAATGGTCCCGTGATTCCGGTTTATGGGTTCTCAATGACGGCGGTGTTGGCTGCAGTGGCACCGTTCTCGCATAATATCGTTTACCTTTACCTCATCTCCGCGGTTGTGGTGACCGTTATCGAGTATGTCACCAGCTGGCTAATGGAAAAACTATTCCACGCCCGGTGGTGGGACTACAGTAATGTGCCCTTGAACCTTCAGGGGCGAGTCGCACTGCCCATTTCGGCATTCTGGGGCATCGGTGTGGTCTTCATCGTGAAGGTCGTGCACCCATTTGTCGCACGCTGGGTGACACACGTGAACACCACCTTTGGCATTTTTGCGGTTGTGTTGCTGGTTGCCCTGTTCATGTTCGACTTTGGCTTTACACTTGCTAACCTGCTGGCATTTGGCGCAGCGACCAAACGGATTGGCGATACGATTGAATCCACTAAGAAGGAACTACGTGAAAGGGCAGCAGCAACCGGAGAACGATTGGAAGAAGAACACCCCTGGCTTGAAACTTACCGTAAGGATCGCGAGGCACGGGCAAAGTTGCCTAACCTGAGTGCCGTTCAGCGGCGTCTGCTGTCGAGTTTTCCCAATATGAAGCTTAACGACACGCATACATCCGCCCAAGATATTGCGGATCTAGCTAATTTGATGAAACGTTTGAACAAGAAGCATCAATGATGTGGTACCAAAAAACTCGTCGCGATGACGATTCAATCGCGACGAGTTTTTTTCGATGATTGGAATGTGTTTGCTAATTAATGTGCCGGATGGAACCCCGCAAAGAAGCCAGAAGCAAATTCGACCGCAGCGGCCAGCCAAATCAAACCCATGCCAATCCAGAAGGCAAGCTTTAACCGTGTGTCAATCCGCCGCCACCACTTCGAGCGTGCTACCAACAGCGCGACCGGCATCATGATTAACTGACCAGCGTTGATGAGCCAGTCCGTGAGGGTACTAAGTGAGGCATGGCTGCGCCCGTATAGTTGCAGGAAGCCAATGAATCCCAAGGTCAGAATGATTGCTGGATAAATGACTTCCCACGGTGAGTGACGGGTGGGCTGGCTCAAGGATGCCATCAATTCCGGGTCATCGCGCAATAGTTTGTCGAGTGGTACGTCAAACAGGTCGCTGAGCGCCACAACGTTGTCAAAAGTGGGTAAGGCCGTATCGTTTTCCCATTTGGAGATTGACTGCCTGGATATATGCAGTTTGGTGGCGAGGTCCTGTTGGGTGAGGTGCTGTTCTTGGCGCAGGTGCCGTATTTGTTCACTGATTTGCATTTGTTTCCTCCTCGACCAATCAGTCGGTATGTGAGTTCGTTTTAAACATACCAAACTCCTCTCAAGTCGGCACGCACCGACTGGTTGCGCCGCTGTTAAAGTGTACCACGCAGATTTATTAGCCACCTTTGGCGATAAAAATACCCCCGCGCTGATGTGCAGGGGTAATTTATTTCCCGGGAAATGTTAGAGCGCCGCAAACAAGGTTGCCGCATCGCCTTGCAACATGACGGCACCCTGAGGCAGCTCCAGACGTTCCTTGTTGACGGCGACAATCTGGGCATCACTGCGGGTCAGGTCGAGTAGGCCAGCGAAGGGGTACACCACTAGGCTGCTGCCCACCACGATGATGAGGTCGGCACTCCGGACGGCATTGACGGCACTAGCGAGCACATCCTGGTTGATTTGTTCACCGTACAGGACAATGTCGGGGCGCAGAATACCGCCGCAGTAAGGACAATGCCAATCATGTAGATAAACGGTGTAATCGGAAGCCTTGCCGCAGTTCGTGCAGTAAACCCGGTACAGGTTGCCGTGGAATTCGGTCAGGTGCTTCGTCCCAGCCCGAGCATCGAGGCCGTCGACGTTCTGGGTGATGACGCTACCCTTCACATTGCTGATGGCAGCCATCTTTTCGTGGACGACGTTGGGCTTTGCTTCTGGAAAATACATATTACGCGTGACCCATTGATGAAACTCAGCAGGATGTTCCTGGAGGTAAGGGACCGACAAGATGTCTTCGGGGCGTTTCATACCTGAGTAAAGGCCGCCCTTGCTCCGGTAATCGGGGATTCCCGAAAGTGTGGAGACGCCGGCACCAGTCAAGAAGGTGACCGTTTGGGCGACACCAATTGCTGCTTTTAAATCAAACATGACGAGCCTCCTTTAGAAGGTAACGCTGCTAGCCTCGTGCTTGCGGTAGACAGTGAGTGACGTGACACCGTTCCGTTTGAGCAGCGCCTTGGCCTCGTCAAAGTGGTTCTGGAAGGCATCACTGCGGTGGGCGTCACTGCCAATCGTGAAACGGGTGCCGCCAGCCGCGAGATACAGCGGAATCGCGTATTCGTATAGCGGGAGGTTCTCCCAGCGGAACATCGACTTGGTGTTGAGCTCGAAGGCCAGGCCGTATTGCACGGCGAGGTCGAAGATAGCGCGTAGCTCGGGGCCCGCCCAGGCGGCGAGCTCGTCGGGCGTGACTTCAAGAATGCGGACGCCGTAGTCAAAATGTGCGAGGACGTCGGCGTCATGAAAGTCACGCAGTCCTGCCAGCATATCGCGGTAATAATCTTGGACCACCGTTTGCTTGTCTTGTTCCAAGAAGTAATGGTCCTGATAGTCGAAGCGGCCGTTGTGGTGGAAACTGAGCAGGGTTAAATCGTAGTCACCCGCAGCGAGGTAGGTGCGAATGTCAGCAACACGATTCGGGTTGTAGCCCACCTCAATGCCACGTAAGATGTCTTGCGGATACTGCGCACTGAGCGCCGCGATGCGGTTCTTATAGGCATGGTAGTCCGGCTGATCATCACGCTGGCCATCATCGGGATTACCAAACTCGAGGTGCTCGGTCGTGACGAGAGGTTGCTGTGTCTGGGCCAAATAGTCCTCAAACTGTGCGTCGGAATCAAACGAAAAGTAGGTGTGCACGTGCTGATCATAGTAAGCCATGGTAATCCTCCTATTGGTCGTGCCAAGTAACGGTTTGTTGCCCTTATTGTACCGCAAAAAGAACGTCCCACCGCGAATGCGGCAGGACGTGAGATAACTTAATTAAGGGCGACCCGCGGATTCTTATCCGTTAAGGTGATGCCACGGATGGTCATCCGGTTGCGACCAGAACGTTTGGACGCGTACAAGTACTTGTCGGCGCGGTTGTACAGGTCGAGATAGTTTTGATCCTCAGTGAGTGCGCAATCCTCGCCCAGCGAGATGGTGATACCGAAGTGTTTGCCATTGTCTGCAGTAAAGGACAGGCCGCTAATGCCCCGGCAAATTTGCTCGGCAATCTTTTGGGCTTCACCAAAATTGCGGGTGACATCATAGACGAGAAAACTAAACTCCTCGCCGCCAGTCCGGTAACAATGGGCCGGGTAATCCATTTGACTCGTAATGCGCTGGAGCTGACGAGCAACCTGCTCCAGGACCCGGTTTCCCATGAGGTGTCCGTAAGCGTCGTTGACACGTTTGAAGTGATCGATGTCAAACGTGTATAGCGCGTAGGACATGTTAGTGTCTTCATAGTCTGTGAACGCCCGCTGCAGATCATCGTTGAACACACGGAAATTAAGCAGTTGTGTGAGTTCATCGATGCGCGCCTCCTGCATGAGGTTCGCTTGCCTTGTCTTCATGTGTTCATAGCGCAGATGCACTTTACGGATGATGAAAGCAAGCAGTAGGTAAGTGCCGATTTGCCACGGCCAGCCGCAGTCAATCCCGTGCAGTGAAATGTAGTTCGTCCAAAAGAAAGGAATCGCGAACACGGCGACGAATCCATAATATAGGAAGAGATTACCAAAAATACGGTGTCCATAGCGGCTCGCAAGCCACATCAAGGCGAGACTGACGGCATCAAAGACATACCAGTAAACAACGTTTGGCAGCCACCAGTACCAGACGGTCAGCAGAACGGCCAGACTGTAAAAGACTGCTCGCCGCTTGGTGCGCAATAAGGCGTAAGCAACGACGAGCATTTGAAAGTTTAGAAATACCCAACCATAACCGACAATGCCTTTGTATTCCGCCATGCTAGTCAGTGATGACCAGTGGAAGAAGATCACGAAGGCAAAGGTGGTCAAAACGAGCATCAAGGTGCGCGATACGAAGCGTTGGGTGTCCGGAAATTTAGCTGTTTGTAACCAATTGTACAAAATCGTGTAGCCAACCACGACCAAAGTGTTGGTCAGCAGGCTGATGACATGAATCTCCCATGCGAGCAATACATTTCCCCCTCGATTGTTGCGCGCCATTCCCCCGAAGAGCGCTTACAGGCTAAATATAGCACAACCGGCTAATGATTGAATAATCGTTTTGTAGATTTTTTCACGGAATAAAAAGGTCGCCCCGCAATCGTGATTGACGGTTGCGGGACGACTGAAATGGTAGCGTCAAAATGATGCCTTAATCGTTGCTAAGAGCCTGCTTTTCAGGTGCGGCAACGGTGGCATTGCGGTGTTCCTTGACGAAGTGGACACCGAGGCCAAGAACCAAGCCGACCAAAGCGGGGACGAGCCAGCCGAGACCCATCGTAGAGAATGGCAGGTAGGTGTGTTCGAGGCCGACGACAGCTTTACCAAAGGCACTAGCAGAAACGACTGGTGGGAAGGCACCGACCATGTCCATCAAGGCAGGTACGGTGGTGAAGGCAACCACGAAGGCGTACACAACACCATCGCGCTTGAAGAGTGGGCTGGTGACGGACAGCAGGATGAGCACCATGGAGAATGGGTAGAGGAACATCAGCATAGGTGTGGACCACTGGATGATGGTGTCGAGTCCAAAGTTGGCGGTGCAGAAGGAGGCAAAGCTCATGAAGGCGAGCCATGCGGTGTAGGACACCTTAGGGAAGTGCTTGTGGAAATCCTGTGCAAAGGCAGCAACCAAGCCGATAGCGGTGGTCAGGCAAGTGAGCGTCAACATGACAGCGAGGAACGCATGACCAGCTGCACCGAGGTAACGAGTCACAATCTGGTTAAAGGCAACACCACCATCGAGTGACACCTTGAATTTCCCGAGAGAAGTTGAGCCCAGAACAATCAAGAGGATGTAGACAACACCGATCGCAGAGGTGGCAAAAACACCAGCGCGAGCGGTCACGGCAGCGACTTGGCTATTCTTCTTCAGACCAAGACTACGTACAGCGGTCACAACGGTCACCCCAAAGGCCAGACCAGCCAGGGCGTCCATGGTGTTGTAACCCTGCAAGAAGCCGTTCATGAAAGCGGCGTGGGTGTAGTCAGGCGTTGCGACTTGGTGCAGTGCATTGCCCATTGGGTGCAAGAAAGCGATGAAGAACAATACGGCGAGCAAGGTCAAAAACAGGGGATTGAGCATCCGGCCGACAGCGTCCTTGATCCGGGTTTCCTTGTAAGAAAAGAGGAAGGCAGCGAGGAAGAACAGAGCTGAAAAAACGAGCAGGCCCGTGTGCTGCATGTTCTTGCTGAGCAGTGGCGCAACCCCGACGGTAAACGGCACGGTCGCAGTACGTGGTGTCCCAAACAGGGGGCCGATGGTGGCGTGAATCAAGATCATGAAGGTCAACGCGAACCAGGCACCGAGCGGCTTGCCGATGTCGTAGACCCCTTCAGAATGGGTAACGGCGATGGCCAGCACAGCGAGTAGTGGGAGCACGACGGCGGTGACGAGGAAACCCACTGTCGCGAGAGCGAAGTGACCCCCGGCGAGCTGGCCGAGGTGTAATGGGAAAATCAGGTTCCCGGCACCAAAGAACAGGCCGAAAAGCATTGATGCGATGACGACGTATTGTTTCGTGGTGAGTTTCTTATTGTTCATCAAGTTGCTTGTATCCATATGTGAATCCTCCAAATGTGCGGTGAAGCCAGATTAGCTTCATGCCGTGTAATGCTAGGCGCGGCGCGACAAGACGGCTGCGCGGTTCGCCAAATTGATTTGCTGGTTGATAATTGCGAATGTGGTGCTAATAATACCGCCATCCATGGCGAACCATCTCCTTTAATTGGCATTGTGTTGCTGTGGTGCGGTGGGTCTATGTGTTGAGACTATGTGTTGGTACGATGTGCTGCTATGTGGTGAAACTATGTGGTTGAGCTATGTGTTGGTGCTATGTGTATTGGATCAATATGTGTTGAAAAGCTTATGTGTCCCGCCACTGCGGGTGGGCTGGCCTAGCCCGAATATGTGGTTGCCGGAATGGCAGAACAATAAGTAAGCAAAAAAGGCGTCCTCAGAATTGATGAGTATTCATCAATTCCAAGGACGCCTAGCGCGGTACCACCTTGTGTCACCTAGCTGTCGCCAACTAGGTCTCAATACGTACGGTCGGCAGCTAAATAGAAAGTGAAACGTACAGCTACAAACGATACGCCGGCACGATAATGAGTGCCACACATGACATCTTACTGGACGATCGGCAATGCCGGTCAAGTTCGGTGTCCCGCTCGAAAGGGATTTTCATCTACGCCGTTCCTGCTTCCTCACACCTAACGAAGCTCGCTGAAGGTCTAGCGCGACTACTCTTCTTTCTCGTCGCAATTACTTATTGGTTATGAGTTTATGAGCTTTTGAGGTCAATGTCAACACTTATTTGAGAAAAAGTCTAATTTTATGGGGCGATGCTCCGGAATGGGACGGGTTGTGGGTGTTCCGGGAGAAGCACATGGTGGTGCAGACGCTTCAGAGCAACATAGAAAAAAGGCCAAAATCGCCGCTTTTCTATGTTGCTCATCTCGCTAAAGATTAAGTCAGAAAATCGCTGTCTTAATCTTTCTGGTATTAGGAATGCACAAAATGCGTGCATTTCTAATACTTTCACCACCATGTGCTTCTCCCTCCACACCCACAACCCGCCCAATTCCAGCAGAATGCCCTCGTTGAGTCGAGAACCTGGAGCGAATAGCCCAACTAATTGATCAATCGTAGTTACCCGGTTCAGGAATTTGTAGCCTGAATACCGATGATTTTGTGTGTCGGTGGTCCGCTTGCGGGCCTTACATCACAGGAAACGGGAATAATTTTCAGTGTTTTTCTGAAAATTATGAAGCGTCCCACGCTCACCAGTCTTCTCCCGGAGTATCCCCAACCAGACCGAAGTGAGGGATACCCAGGGAGAACAGGGAGAAATGGTGCAACCCTTCATCTTGTCGAAGCCCAATTTTGGTGACATAATGTAAGTGTAATTTTAAATGGAACGGCAACGCAACACGTCGCACCTCATTGCACACAGCTGGCACCTCGTCGACTCTGCGCACAGGGAACGTGTTGCGCCACGTTAAGACTGGAGGAATCGTCATGGTTGAAACTGTATTTAACGTACCTTATGGGAATGAACCTGAACAAATTACGGATGTTTATCTACCTGACGGGCCAGCAACCGGCGCCGTTATTGATATTCACGGTGGCGGCTGGTTCCGTGGCGACAAGCTGAAGGACGCCGACCTGGGTGAAATTTTTGCCGAGCAGGGTTACGTCACCTTCGTTGCGAACTACCGCATCGGTGAGCGCGGTCACTACCCAAAGCCACTCGAAGACATGGACTTGCTCTATGAATGGCTGAAGAAGAGTGATTATGACTTTCCACGGGAACACATTGCGGTCTTTGGATCATCCGTTGGTGGGAATATGGCTGGCGAGATGGCGATCAAGTACGGCATTCCCGCTGTCTCACTTTCCGGGATTTTTGACATTGCCAACTGGTTGAATAGTCACCAGGACGTCAAGGGCTCGATGGACCACATCGACAACTTTGGCGGTGCGAGCGCGGATATTAATCAGGACGGTGCCGATGATCCGTTTTACAAGGGCTTTGTTGAAGGCTACTTTGGCGGGCGCACCGACCAGTTCGAAGAAGCAACGCCGGCACCACGCGTCACGGATAAGACTGGGACCATGTACATTGGTAACTCGCTGAACGAGTTTGTTCCTAATAGTGGGGTGCTCGACATGGCGAAGGCCTTGTCTGACCACAATGTGCCATTTACCGTTCGCTTCGTGACGGGAACGCGTCACGCGAAGGGTTACTGGCCAAAGGTACAGGATGATGTATTGGCGTTCTTGAAGCGGAATATTTAATTTATTGTGATCAAGGGACAGTTTTCATTTGTGTAAATGAAAACTGTTTTTTTACATAGAACGTATATACTTGTTTAAACGTCAGTTCCTGTATATACCAGTTTATACAAGGGAGTGATTACAAATGACCGAAAAGACCAAAAAAAGTGATTTGGAGCGTGCGGGCACATTCACCGTTGGGCGCGTGGGCAATTCGTTAAAGGTTACAATCCCAACTTCTGCGCACATCCGAGAGGGCGAGCAATTGACCTTATATCTGGAAGCGAATGGGACACTCGTTTACCGACCTAAAAAAAGGCACGTCAGTATATGGGATACAGATTTCGTGAACCATTACGACTTTGACGCTGATAAGAAAGCAATTGGGACCTCTGATGACGTTAAACATGTTGGAAAGGAATTAGACTAATGCCCAAATACTTTCCTAAACAAGGCGATATTATTATGATTGATGCTGAACCACATGCGAGGAATGAATATGGCGGTCATAATGCTAACAAAGGTAATATTCGGCGTCCAATGATTGTACTTTCGAAGAGTAGCTATAACGCCAATACTGGTATGGTGATGGGAATGCTGCTAACGTCAGCACAAAGAAAATTTGCACCACAAATGTATAAGCCCTTTGCGGATGCTGAAAGTGGCGTGTATGGCCATATTGTTTTGTGGCAAGTGCCTAATTTTGATCATATCGCTCGTCATGCTAAAACGGTTGGTCATGTTGACGAAGGAACATTGCAGGAGTTGATTCAGATTGCAGTTGATATCTTGCAATGAAATCGCACCTCAAAATCCGCATTAAGGCCGCTCTCATTTAGTCGCCAAACAGTGGCACAACGAAACATTGTGCCAAAGTCACAATAAATTTTGTCACAATTGAAACCGCTGTAAATATCGCTGTACCGGCATTTTTCGCGATTGCACGATTGACATATATTCAATTTCCCATAAATTAAATGTGAAAATGCATTGACATTCATGAGAACGAATTATAGACTATGTTCATCAAAGCGTTACAGGAAAGGAGATCCACCTTATGATTATCACAAAAGTAAATTGCATCGCGGCATCTTCTAACCTAATTAACTTGGCCTTGTTGTTGAGCGTAAAGGACCCGACGAACAGTTAGCACGCTGCTAGCTAAAGTTGAGCCCTTGTTCGTATTGGCAATGAGGGCCCAAGGATTGTTCGGGTGAGGCCTCATTGCTGAGAAGCAGTGAGGCCTTTTGTTTTACCCCGAGGAGGACCAGATGATGAACCGATTGTAATACTTATAGACATAAGGCACGGCACATAAAACGCACCATCAGCCAACTTGGCAGCACATAGTAACACACATAGCAATCATGCAATTATAGAATTCCACATACATTCGCAACACAGACACGAAGGAGAAAAATGATGAAGAAGACGACAATGAAGAAGATGGCCGGCGCGGCCGCAACCCTCGCAGCAATGGTCATGATGGCCGGGTGCAGTACCGCGGCGGGCAATGCTAAGAAAGGCAATACCGCGAGCGGCTCGACCATGAAGGTTGGGGTCAACATGGAACTGTCCGGCGCCGCAGCGGGTTATGGGGAACAGATGAAGCAGGGGATTGAACTTGCGATTTCCGAAATTAACAAGGACGGCGGCGTGAAGGTTGGCGGCAAGAAGTACAAGATGCAGGCCGTCTACCGCGATAACAAGACCACGACTTCCGGCTCCGCTTCCGTTGCCGCACAGCTGGTTAACAACGACAAAGTTTCAGCCATCGTTGGCCCTGCCACAACCAACGACGCGACAGCTTCCATTCCTAACATCACCAAGGCCGCTGTTGCCCAGGTCAGCCCATCCGCGACGGATCCTGACTACACGCTGGACAAGAATGGGAAAGTGCAGCCATACGTCTTCCGTTCATGCTTCGAAAACAACTTCCAGGGCGGCACCGCTGCTCGCTTTGCAAACGACACTCTGAAGTCCAAGAAGGTCGCGGTTATCGCCGACAACTCCACAGATTATGGGACTGGCCTCGCCAAGGCATTCAAGAAGGAATACAACGGCAAGGTCGTCTCCACACAGTACTTCCAGGAAGGCGACAAGGACTTCAACGCCATCCTCACCAGCATCAAGAACAAAGGCTTTGACGCCATTTACGCACCAGGTTACTACTCCGAAATCGGCCTGATTGTGAAGCAGGCCCGTCAGATGGGCATCAAGACGCCAATCATCGGTTCCGATGGGATGGCGGATCCTAAGCTGGCCAAGATTGCCGGTGATTCTAACGCCACCAAGGTTTACTACACCACACCATTCTCCACGATGACCGCTGCGACCGACAAGACGGTTAAGAACTTTATGGACAACTTCAAGTCCAAGTTCCACCAGGACGCACCGACCTTCTCTGCACTGGCTTACGACTCCGTCTACATGGTCAAGACCGCTGCTCAGCAGGAAAAGTCCACGAACTCCGCTGACATTGCCAAGGGTCTGGCTAAGATCAAGGGCATGAAGGGCGCAACAGGTACCATGACAGTTGATAAGCAGCACAACCCTAAGAAGCCAATCGCCATCGAACAGATGACCAACGGCAAGGTTGTGAAGGCCTACACTGTTAAGTAATTAGTTGAACAAATCGGCCAAGGCGAACGCAATTTTGTGCTCGCCATTTGCCGTTATGGCGGCAACTTCGCGCCTAGATTCTGGAGGTAACAATCTTGCATACTATTTTGCAACAACTCATCAACGGCCTGTCGCTGGGCAGTATTTACGCACTGCTCGCGCTAGGCTACACGATGGTTTACGGGGTCATCAAACTCATCAACTTCGCGCACGGTGACATCTACATGCTGGGTGCATTCTGGGGCTACTACGTCCTGAAGTACTGGCACGTCAATTTCTGGGTGGCACTGCTGTCCGCGATGATTATTAGCGCCGCTGCCGGGGTTGTCATCGAATTCCTGGCGTACCGGCCACTGCGCCACTCGCCACGGATTACCGCGCTGATTACCGCGATTGGGGTGTCTTACCTGCTCGAAAACGGCATGAGCTATCTTTATGGTGCCAGCGCGCGTAACTTTCCGCAGGCCATCGCGCAGCACAACTACCACGTGGCTGGTCTGACCATTTCCAACATTCAAGTGCTCATCCTGGTGGTGTCCATCGTCCTGATGATTGGCCTTCAGCTGATTATCCGGCGTACCAAGATGGGCAAGGCGATGCGCGCGGTTGCCGTTGACCCTGACGCCGCGCAGCTGATGGGGATTAACCCGAACCACGTCATCTCCTTCACCTTTGCGCTGGGCAGTGCCCTCGCTGGTGCTGCTGGGGTGCTAATTGGGCTGTACTACAACACGATTGATCCACTGATGGGGATGACCCCAGGGATCAAGGCCTTTGTCGCCGCCGTTGTTGGTGGCATCGGCTCCATTCCGGGTGCGGCTGTCGGGGGCTTCCTGATTGGGATTCTCGAAACTATCACCCAGGCTGTGGGTCTGTCCGCGTACAAGGATGCGGCAGTCTACGTTGTGCTCATTGTCATCCTGCTCGTGCTGCCATCTGGTATCTTTGGCCGGCACTCGAAGGAAAAGGTTTAGGAGGCCGCAATCATGCAAAGAAATATCAGGGCTAACTTGATCTGGTTGAGCATCATGGTCGCCGGATTTGTCCTCATTGATGGTCTCGAATTTTCCGGGCTCATTAACACATTTATCGAAAACGCCCTTGTGACAATTTTGATTAACATTATTCTCGCAACGGGGCTGAACCTGATCATTGGGTTCGCCGGTCAGTTCTCACTGGGCCACGCCGGGTTCATGGCCATTGGTGCGTACGCGACCGGGATCATTACCCAGAACATCGCGACA contains the following coding sequences:
- a CDS encoding cadmium resistance transporter; the encoded protein is MNYWLLALTFLSVNLDFFFMLLFLLKRYKVYQVMLGYLLGTMVLMTLSFLVGKALASILPEWSLGVLGILPIWLAFRKDDDDDGHRSGGAPIWNVFITYLSVCAGCNLSIFLPVLAGETLPHFGLTLLFIGALTLAVVLVIKLVADIPVVTRMMDRYGETLMKVCYIAIGLYVFWDSGLIAHVLSWF
- a CDS encoding sortase domain-bontaining protein, producing the protein MKFNGISVLVASVVMAFGAFVAPSAVTASGTQSVKAAAVKAPARNEVSFAGVTVPVIKGNMSVTTAPKGNRAETWGGQTTLSTTDNESTHMIGHNNTSFGKIVKLKKGSAVTVHDVNGKTKVYHVTAVHDVTDSGYINHTKTSVYKQIVNPNQGEQVVLQTCLSETVNRLVWAR
- a CDS encoding putative ABC transporter permease, with protein sequence MVQTTQLLSLEQGFVTWILYFFAYGFVGWLWESGYVSVRKHKWINSGFLNGPVIPVYGFSMTAVLAAVAPFSHNIVYLYLISAVVVTVIEYVTSWLMEKLFHARWWDYSNVPLNLQGRVALPISAFWGIGVVFIVKVVHPFVARWVTHVNTTFGIFAVVLLVALFMFDFGFTLANLLAFGAATKRIGDTIESTKKELRERAAATGERLEEEHPWLETYRKDREARAKLPNLSAVQRRLLSSFPNMKLNDTHTSAQDIADLANLMKRLNKKHQ
- a CDS encoding helix-turn-helix domain-containing protein, whose amino-acid sequence is MQISEQIRHLRQEQHLTQQDLATKLHISRQSISKWENDTALPTFDNVVALSDLFDVPLDKLLRDDPELMASLSQPTRHSPWEVIYPAIILTLGFIGFLQLYGRSHASLSTLTDWLINAGQLIMMPVALLVARSKWWRRIDTRLKLAFWIGMGLIWLAAAVEFASGFFAGFHPAH
- a CDS encoding NAD-dependent protein deacylase; this translates as MFDLKAAIGVAQTVTFLTGAGVSTLSGIPDYRSKGGLYSGMKRPEDILSVPYLQEHPAEFHQWVTRNMYFPEAKPNVVHEKMAAISNVKGSVITQNVDGLDARAGTKHLTEFHGNLYRVYCTNCGKASDYTVYLHDWHCPYCGGILRPDIVLYGEQINQDVLASAVNAVRSADLIIVVGSSLVVYPFAGLLDLTRSDAQIVAVNKERLELPQGAVMLQGDAATLFAAL
- a CDS encoding PHP domain-containing protein; translation: MAYYDQHVHTYFSFDSDAQFEDYLAQTQQPLVTTEHLEFGNPDDGQRDDQPDYHAYKNRIAALSAQYPQDILRGIEVGYNPNRVADIRTYLAAGDYDLTLLSFHHNGRFDYQDHYFLEQDKQTVVQDYYRDMLAGLRDFHDADVLAHFDYGVRILEVTPDELAAWAGPELRAIFDLAVQYGLAFELNTKSMFRWENLPLYEYAIPLYLAAGGTRFTIGSDAHRSDAFQNHFDEAKALLKRNGVTSLTVYRKHEASSVTF
- a CDS encoding GGDEF domain-containing protein, translated to MLAWEIHVISLLTNTLVVVGYTILYNWLQTAKFPDTQRFVSRTLMLVLTTFAFVIFFHWSSLTSMAEYKGIVGYGWVFLNFQMLVVAYALLRTKRRAVFYSLAVLLTVWYWWLPNVVYWYVFDAVSLALMWLASRYGHRIFGNLFLYYGFVAVFAIPFFWTNYISLHGIDCGWPWQIGTYLLLAFIIRKVHLRYEHMKTRQANLMQEARIDELTQLLNFRVFNDDLQRAFTDYEDTNMSYALYTFDIDHFKRVNDAYGHLMGNRVLEQVARQLQRITSQMDYPAHCYRTGGEEFSFLVYDVTRNFGEAQKIAEQICRGISGLSFTADNGKHFGITISLGEDCALTEDQNYLDLYNRADKYLYASKRSGRNRMTIRGITLTDKNPRVALN